In one window of Cryptococcus neoformans var. neoformans B-3501A chromosome 11, whole genome shotgun sequence DNA:
- a CDS encoding hypothetical protein (HMMPfam hit to Ricin_B_lectin, QXW lectin repeat, score: 56.4, E(): 7.8e-14) yields the protein MHIAYILGLVPLAFAGVIKHDPPKFQPIQSTRIVRLHPNGDKSKCVDLLGNTRQDGQPVQICDCDGTPAQDWVLNAGRGQTKVQLAGTSFCLDATHPYAADGTNMKIWKCLDVQQQDWYWTSDNRIVLRDQGKCLDWATGDRSDFNQLQVWRCSTDNNNQVWTTGPDYGGNHGGDAGGNPGGNQGDDSRGKTNTGGNPGGNQGGDSGGKTNHIIPDPPGPDPNSEPLNPALEAIVNVTEAAGPWPPMINFDGDYSNDDVTVSDQVPFDYCIGEGSGNPTDDEGQQQGQNFTANVAGIGRDFCLDNFGNPDIRNTISFDNNTSIGNGADTGRALHKRTFADSGATGTPNRWRRGSVISICVERNNNYLVPYASSPVPIRASAIVASAMVRAINFWNAGLNKRFVSFEFVENCNDAVFHTLAVDQIKSAKEPTVLATAPFPPRGEEGARNRNIFVWNTAFEANFQNVLTFIMSHELGHTLGLAHEDCKSRDQPCEVITDKVAGSVVESRISGSTTQLFNGPTPLDIAGANEYYSLAAGPNTPENIVLWPATRGPFINYPPLPKCKWFLGICYY from the exons ATGCACATCGCATACATTCTCGGCCTCGTACCCCTCGCTTTCGCCGGTGTCATCAAGCACGACCCTCCCAAGTTCCAGCCTATTCAGTCTACCAGGATTGTGCGGCTGCACCCAAACGGGGACAAAAGCAAGTGCGTTGACCTCCTGGGTAATACTCGCCAGGATGGTCAGCCCGTGCAG ATTTGCGACTGCGACGGTACCCCGGCTCAGGACTGGGTCCTCAATGCCGGCCGCGGTCAGACCAAGGTCCAGCTCGCCGGCACCAGTTTCTGTCTCGATGCCACCCACCCTTACGCAGCCGACGGGACCAACATGAAGATCTGGAAGTGCTTGGACGTCCAACAGCAAGACTGGTATTGGACGAGTGATAACAGAATCGTTCTCCGCGACCAGGGCAAGTGCCTCGACTGGGCCACTGGGGATCGGTCTGATTTCAACCAGCTGCAGGTCTGGCGGTGCAGCACGGATAACAACAATCA GGTCTGGACAACGGGACCGGACTACGGTGGGAACCATGGGGGTGATGCTGGTGGGAACCCCGGAGGTAATCAAGGCGATGATTCAAGAGGCAAAACCAATACTGGTGGAAACCCCGGAGGTAATCAAGGTGGTGATTCAGGAGGGAAAACCAATCACATCATTCCCGACCCCCCAGGGCCAGACCCCAACAGCGAGCCCCTCAACCCCGCCCTTGAAGCCATTGTTAACGTCACCGAGGCAGCTGGACCCTGGCCGCCCATGATCAACTTCGACGGCGATTACAGCAATGACGACGTGACCGTATCGGACCAAGTACCGTTCGACTACTGTATCGGGGAGGGGTCTGGTAACCCgacggatgatgaaggacaGCAGCAAGGACAAAACTTCACAGCAAATGTAGCTGGGATAGGGAGAGACTTCTGCCTGGACAATTTTGGCAATCCTGACATTCGGAACACCATTTCTTTCGACAACAACACCAGCATTGGGAACGGAGCGGACACTGGGCGAGCCCTTCACAAGCGGACATTTGCGGATTCAGGGGCGACGGGTACGCCCAACCGGTGGAGACGAGGGTCGGTGATTTCCATTTGCGTCGAGAGGAACAACAATTATCTGGTTCCATATGCGTCCTCCCCCGTTCCCATCCGAGCATCGGCTATCGTCGCATCCGCCATGGTACGTGCAATCAACTTCTGGAACGCAGGTCTGAACAAGCGATTCGTCTCGTTCGAGTTTGTGGAGAACTGCAACGACGCCGTGTTCCATACTCTTGCTGTTGACCAGATCAAGTCTGCCAAAGAGCCTACTGTGCTCGCGACTGcccccttccctcctcgGGGTGAAGAGGGTGCTAGGAACCGCAACATCTTCGTGTGGAATACGGCTTTCGAGGCCAACTTTCAGAACGTCCTTACCTTTATCATGTCACATGAGCTGGGGCACACTCTTGGCCTGGCGCATGAGGACTGCAAATCCAGAGACCAACCTTGCGAAGTTATCACTGACAAGGTGGCTGGGTCAGTCGTGGAAAGCCGTATCTCCGGCAGCACCACACAGCTGTTCAATGGCCCCACCCCGCTTGACATAGCAGGGGCGAACGAGTACTACTCACTTGCAGCGGGACCCAACACCCCGGAGAACATCGTACTCTGGCCTGCGACGAGGGGTCCGTTTATCAACTACCCGCCGCTACCGAAATGCAAGTGGTTCCTCGGTATTTGCTATTACTAG
- a CDS encoding hypothetical protein (HMMPfam hit to Mito_carr, Mitochondrial carrier protein, score: 115.1, E(): 1.6e-31): MAVPEEISDPDIYSDIPEGRFGSPQKEHSPFIGFAAGICSGLQCAPPGTFNGAWDCFKKTVSKEGPRALYKGASIPAISWGITDSILMGSSLHNYRAFLSAHGLGEQVPNSDQKRLSLLGHSVAGLFAGWTNATVAHPTEIIKCKLQLQLVQPEHVPRQFSGPIDVVRQTVAEQGVTGMWRGLGASFIYRSCFAAMFGSFEVFNRLFKSWDGTNWAMSAGLANFLAGGMASNAYWLTALPLDNVKNRIMSGGPSSSHHPLLTQYLFIADDIKTPRYRSVFDAYRQVWNEAYDGSKGLRWNVLARTKNFYRGFVPVALRAFPTNAAALAVWEGVMRWSKA; this comes from the exons ATGGCAGTCCCCGAGGAGATCTCTGACCCAGACATTTATTCTGACATACCAGAAGGCAGGTTTGGATCTCCTCAGAAGGAGCATTCACCGTTTATCGGTTTCGCCGCGGGTATCTGTTCGGG GCTGCAATGTGCTCCCCCAGGAACATTTAATGGGGCATGGGACTGCTTCAAAAAGACGGTCAGCAAAGAG GGTCCACGAGCTTTGTATAAAGGCGCAAGTATCCCTGCAATCTCATGGGGGATAACAGACTCCATCTTGATGGGAAG CAGTCTGCACAACTATCGAGCCTTTCTTTCTGCTCACGGATTAGGGGAGCAAGTGCCGAACTCTGATCAGAAGAGGTTGTCACTTTTGGGGCACAGTGTGGCCGGTCTGTTTGCTGGCTGGACCAA TGCAACCGTCGCACATCCCACAGAAATAATCAAATGCAAACTCCAGCTTCAACTTGTTCAACCTGAGCATGTACCGCGACAATTCTCTGGTCCTATTGACGTCGTACGACAGACTGTCGCCGAGCAAGGTGTGACAGGTATGTGGAGAGGACTGGGTGCGAGTTTCATCTACAGAAGTTGTTTTGCAGCGATGTTTGGAA GCTTCGAGGTATTTAATAGATTGTTCAAGAGCTGGGATGGTACAAATTGGGCAATGTCGGCGGGCCTAGCCAATTTCCTCGCCGGTGGTATGGCCTCTAATGCTTATTGGTTGACAGCATTGC CCCTCGACAACGTCAAAAACAGAATAATGAGTGGGGGACCTTCTAGTAGTCATCATCCATTGCTGACGCAGTATCTTTTCATAGCTGACGATATCAAGACACCACGGTATAGAAGTGTATTTGACGCTTACCGTCAGGTATGGAACGAGGCCTACGATGGCTCAAAGGGATTACGATGGAATGTACTGGCAAGAACAAAGAATTTCTATAGG GGTTTTGTCCCGGTCGCATTGAGAGCTTTTCCGACAAATGCAGCAGCATTGGCCGTATGGGAGGGTGTCATGAGATGGTCAAAGGCATAG